A window from Thermodesulfobacteriota bacterium encodes these proteins:
- the murA gene encoding UDP-N-acetylglucosamine 1-carboxyvinyltransferase: MDIFVIKGGRPLSGSCRVSGAKNAVLPAMAASLLAEGPVEIVGVPVLRDISTFGKLLGILGAEMSRSLDATGRDTIRIVPGTAEKAEAPYDLVKTMRASVLVLGPLVARYGRARISLPGGCAIGARPIDQHLKGLELLGAKTALAEGYIEATADRLKGAAIRFDMKTVTGTENLMMAAALAEGTTVLSNAALEPEVCDLARLLRSMGADIEGEGTDEIVIRGVRSLRGVRHEVMADRIEAATLLVAGAITGGDVTVEGADAGSMGAVLDKLRESGAEAGAVDGGVRAARSGPIRSVNVKTAPYPGFPTDMQAQFMAYMSLGDGFSIISETIFENRFMHVAELRRMGAAIDVSGNTAAVKGVPKLSGAPLMATDLRASASLVLAGLAAAGTTEVLRIYHLDRGYDALEHKLGSLGADIARVKE; encoded by the coding sequence ACGCCGTGCTTCCCGCGATGGCCGCGTCGCTGCTCGCGGAGGGGCCGGTCGAGATCGTCGGCGTGCCGGTCCTGCGGGACATCTCCACGTTCGGCAAGTTGCTCGGGATCCTCGGCGCGGAGATGTCGCGCAGCCTCGACGCGACGGGGCGGGACACGATCCGCATCGTCCCAGGCACGGCGGAAAAGGCCGAGGCGCCCTACGACCTCGTCAAGACGATGCGCGCCTCCGTGCTCGTCCTGGGCCCGCTGGTGGCGCGGTACGGGCGGGCGAGGATCTCTCTGCCGGGGGGATGCGCCATCGGCGCGCGCCCCATCGACCAGCACCTGAAAGGGCTCGAGCTCCTCGGGGCGAAGACCGCCCTGGCCGAGGGTTACATCGAGGCGACGGCCGACCGGCTGAAAGGCGCGGCGATCCGCTTCGACATGAAGACGGTGACCGGGACGGAGAACCTGATGATGGCGGCCGCCCTGGCCGAAGGGACGACCGTCCTCTCCAACGCGGCGCTGGAGCCCGAGGTGTGCGACCTCGCGCGGCTCCTCCGGAGCATGGGGGCCGACATCGAGGGCGAAGGGACGGACGAGATCGTGATCCGCGGCGTCCGGTCCTTGCGGGGGGTTCGGCACGAGGTGATGGCGGACCGGATCGAGGCCGCCACGCTCCTGGTGGCCGGCGCGATCACGGGCGGGGACGTGACCGTCGAGGGGGCGGACGCGGGGAGCATGGGGGCGGTCCTCGACAAGCTCCGGGAAAGCGGCGCCGAGGCGGGCGCCGTCGACGGCGGGGTGCGGGCCGCCCGGAGCGGCCCCATCCGGTCGGTGAACGTGAAGACGGCCCCGTACCCGGGATTCCCCACGGACATGCAGGCGCAGTTCATGGCCTACATGAGCCTGGGCGACGGGTTCAGCATAATCTCGGAGACGATCTTCGAGAACCGGTTCATGCACGTGGCCGAGCTGCGGCGCATGGGTGCCGCGATCGACGTGTCAGGGAACACCGCGGCGGTGAAGGGCGTACCGAAGCTCTCCGGCGCCCCGCTGATGGCCACGGACCTGCGCGCCTCCGCGTCGCTCGTCCTGGCGGGGCTGGCCGCGGCGGGCACCACGGAAGTGCTGCGGATATACCATCTCGACCGGGGGTACGACGCGCTGGAGCACAAGCTCGGCTCCCTCGGCGCCGATATCGCGCGGGTCAAGGAGTAG